Within Schumannella luteola, the genomic segment AGGTCAGCGGGGTGCCGAACCACTCGGGGAAGGGGATTCCGTAGATGCCCTGCGGGAACACCAACTGGATGACGGCCACGATCACGGTGCCGACGCCGAGCGTGGCGATCGAGATGTAGTGGCCCTTCACGCCCCAGATCGGCGACGACAGGATCGAGGCGATGATCGCGGCGATGAGCCCAGACACCGGCAGCGCGACCCAGAACGGCAGGTGCACGACCGTCGTGAGCAGCGCCGAGCTGTAGGCGCCGATCGCGATCGGGCCGGCCTGGCCGAGTGCGAGCACGCCGGCCTGCCCGGCGGTGAGGGTGAAGCCGGCGCCGATCGTCGCGTAGATCAGCACCTGCGTTCCGGTGGTCAGCACGTAGTCGCCGCCGACGAGCGGCACGACGACCGCCGCGATCACGAGGGCGATCGGCCACACCCACTTCGGGATGCGGAACGGCCGGCCGCGCCCGAGGAAGGTTCCGGTGAGCGGCTCGCTCGAGATGAGCGGCACGCGCCCGAGCAGCCCGCCGGGGCGCACGATCAGCACGATGATGAGCACCGCGAAGACGATGATCTCGCGGGCGGTGTCGCCGAAGAAGTGGATGCCGAAGGCCTCGAGCACGCCGAGCACGAAGCCGCCGATCACGGCCCCGACGAGCGAGCCGAGCCCGCCGAGGGTCGCCGCGACGAAGGCGACGAGGCCGGTCTCGAGTCCGGAGGAGGGGTTCGCGACGCCGACGTAGAGCGCGATGAAGACGCCGGCGAGACCGCCGAGGGCGGAGGCGATCACGAAGGAGACGTGTTGCACGCCCGCGACCGGGATGCCGACCTGCAGCGCCGCCTCCTGATCCTGCGAGGTCGCGCGGATGGCCCGGCCGATCCTGCCGTACTTGAGGAACAGCGACATCGTGACCATCACGACGATCGTGATGCCGAGCATCACCAGGTCGGAGGTGCCGAAGGCGAGGTTGCCGACGCGGAAGTTCGAGGTCGGCAGCACCTTCGGGAAGGCGCGGAAGTTCGCGCCGAACGCGACCTGCGAGGCGTTGTCGAGGATCTGCGACACGGCGAAGGTCGACAGCATCGCCGCGAGCGGCAGGTATTTCGCGAGCGGCCGCACGACGGCGACGTTCGTCAGCAGGCCGATGCCGGCGCAGACGACGAGCACGAGCGGCAGCGCCAGCCAGAACGGCAGGCCGAGCTTGACGATGCCGAACCAGGCGAGCATCGCGCCGAGCCCGAAGAACGAGAACTGCGCGAAGTTGACGACGTTCATGACGCCGAAGACGAGCGAGATGCCGACCGCTCCGAGGGCGTAGATGTTGCCTCGGAGCAGGCCGGCGATCAGGGTGTCGAGCATGTGGTGTGAGCGCCCTCAGCTCACTTCTCGATGGCCGACCAGCTGCCGTCCTTCAGCTCGACCGGGGTCAGCTTCGGGTCGGCGACGCGGCGGGTCTTCTGGTCGAAGGTGATCGCGCCGTAGACGACGCTCGGCACGCCCTCGAGCTTCTTGAAGCCGGCGAGGATGCCCTCGCGCGTCGTGCCGCCCGCCTTCGCCGCCGCGACGGCGACGTGCAGCGCGTCATAGGCGCCGGCCTCGAAGAGGGTCACGTGCTCCTCGCTCGGGTAGGCCTTCTTGAAGGCCTTCACGAACTTCTGCACGGCGGCGTCGGGGTTCGTCTCGACGAACTCCGTGCCGATGACCGAGCCCTCGGCCTCGGGGGTCGCGTCGAACGACTCCTCGTCCTGGCCGCCGTAGAAGGTGCCGTCGTAGCCGGTCGAGCGCAGCTGGTTCACGATCTTCGCCGCATCCGGGCCGTAGCCGACGTGCACGATCGCATCCGGCTTCGTCGCGACGATCTTCGACAGCGAGGGGCGGTAGTCGTCGGAGCTGTCGAGCACGCCCTCCGAGTCGGTGATCTTGAGGCCGATCTTCTTCGCCTCAGCCTCGAAGGCCTTGTAGGCGGGGATGCCCCAGTCGGCGGTGTTGAGGTAGGTCACGCCGACCGACTTCACGCCCTGCTTCTTGATGTAGTCGGCCGTCCAGGTGTAGCTGGCGGTGGTCGTGATCGCGGTCGACCACTGGTACTCGGTGCCCTTGGCGGTGAAGTCGGGGTTCGAGTTGTTGTAGCCGTACTGCACGAGCTTGCCGGCGGTGTAGATCGGCGAAGCGGGGATCGAGGCCGAGGAGGCGTAGTC encodes:
- a CDS encoding ABC transporter permease gives rise to the protein MLDTLIAGLLRGNIYALGAVGISLVFGVMNVVNFAQFSFFGLGAMLAWFGIVKLGLPFWLALPLVLVVCAGIGLLTNVAVVRPLAKYLPLAAMLSTFAVSQILDNASQVAFGANFRAFPKVLPTSNFRVGNLAFGTSDLVMLGITIVVMVTMSLFLKYGRIGRAIRATSQDQEAALQVGIPVAGVQHVSFVIASALGGLAGVFIALYVGVANPSSGLETGLVAFVAATLGGLGSLVGAVIGGFVLGVLEAFGIHFFGDTAREIIVFAVLIIVLIVRPGGLLGRVPLISSEPLTGTFLGRGRPFRIPKWVWPIALVIAAVVVPLVGGDYVLTTGTQVLIYATIGAGFTLTAGQAGVLALGQAGPIAIGAYSSALLTTVVHLPFWVALPVSGLIAAIIASILSSPIWGVKGHYISIATLGVGTVIVAVIQLVFPQGIYGIPFPEWFGTPLTSPLAYYLIDLGVLVITLVVMWRIRRSHLGKVIASVGSDETAAVASGVRARDYKALAFAVSAFFAGVGGSLLAHQYTYIDPTIFTTLMSLLVVTIVIMGGVNLPYGAVLGSIVLIGAMELLRFTPELRIIVYGLVLILVVRFRPGGLLVRNS
- a CDS encoding ABC transporter substrate-binding protein, translating into MKNAFARAAAVSIVALVAVGLTGCATGSGSEAGGDAGSGDTVYFGVSSATTGQYAQYGDQFKKAFDLAVKEVNADGGIDGKKVALKYEDSQSDPKQSVTVAQKFVADKDVVLAFGDYASSASIPASPIYTAGKLVQYGYNNSNPDFTAKGTEYQWSTAITTTASYTWTADYIKKQGVKSVGVTYLNTADWGIPAYKAFEAEAKKIGLKITDSEGVLDSSDDYRPSLSKIVATKPDAIVHVGYGPDAAKIVNQLRSTGYDGTFYGGQDEESFDATPEAEGSVIGTEFVETNPDAAVQKFVKAFKKAYPSEEHVTLFEAGAYDALHVAVAAAKAGGTTREGILAGFKKLEGVPSVVYGAITFDQKTRRVADPKLTPVELKDGSWSAIEK